The genome window CCCGGTCCACCAGGGTCAGCTGGGTATAATGGAGCCGGGTCGCAATGCCGGGTCCCACCTGGGCGGTATCGCCGTCGATGGTCTGCTTGCCGCAGATGATGATCCCGACCTCGTCCTCCCGTGACAGGGCGCGAATCGCTTCGGTGAGCACGTTGCTGGTCGCCAGGGTGTCGGCGCCGCCGAAACAGCGATCGGACAGGAGCACCACCCGGTCCGCACCCAGCGCCAACGCCTTTTTCAGCGTGGCCTCGGCATTGGGGGGCCCCATGGAGATGGCGGTCACGCTGCAGCCGAAGCGGTCCTTGATCCGCAAGGCCTCTTCCAGAGCGTGGGTGTCGTAGGGATTCATGATGAACGGAATCCCTTCCCGAATCAGCGTGTTCGTAACCGGGTCGATCTGCACCTGTGTCGTGTCGGGAACCTGTTTGATGCACGCTACGATCTGCATTGTCTGTAACCTCGCTGTGGACCTTGCTGTGCAGATAGCAAGGTAAAGGCCACCCAGCCACGAATGACTGAAAAAAATCGCTCAGGGCG of Geobacter sp. contains these proteins:
- a CDS encoding electron transfer flavoprotein subunit beta codes for the protein MQIVACIKQVPDTTQVQIDPVTNTLIREGIPFIMNPYDTHALEEALRIKDRFGCSVTAISMGPPNAEATLKKALALGADRVVLLSDRCFGGADTLATSNVLTEAIRALSREDEVGIIICGKQTIDGDTAQVGPGIATRLHYTQLTLVDRVIDLDLGQRRVRVSRKLEGRHEIVESPLPVLLTVVRELNRPRYPTVPMRLAAADATVEVWNNQVLKLDETTIGLKGSPTWVSKIFSPQRDKGEFIGEASSTSDETAQLLIDKLLSKDLLSI